One region of Chryseobacterium sp. SORGH_AS_0447 genomic DNA includes:
- a CDS encoding DEAD/DEAH box helicase family protein, translated as MTPEQKAREIINRMLNESGWEIVKRDHYSPNISAVAIEEGILKGSLEADYLLFINGKAIGILEAKKEECRLSNIVMKQAEIYTKRLPAWCSYWYQPLPIIYLSNGKEILFRNINNLDEDYLTVPRIHSPKEIVKMLGIEDEYAGLPSLQKKGLRDCQYEAITELESSFRLGQARALMVLATGAGKTFTACMAAYRLLSYTPIKRVLFLVDRNNLGRQAEGEFGTFRLTETGEPFNTIFTTERLKSAKIPKDANVVISTIQRLFALLAGQELNDNDDDESYNEDGKEIQIGANLNLPPDFFDLIIIDECHRSIYGNWRQVLEYFKSAKMVGLTATPAPETKAFFNSNIIVNYTLEKSIADGINVDYRVFRIKTQATENGGAVKEGENITQITKYSGKVEDIRTSEEKTYTSTELNRSIVNPSQIKLILETYRDSIYDELYPDREPQLEYIPKTLIFALNDAHATNIVRIAKDIFPNQSENFIQKITYSAGDSNQLIRSFRNDKDFRIAVTVTLVATGTDVKPLEVVMFMRDVESDALYTQMKGRGVRTIGDEQLRNVTPNAVSKDLFFLVDAVGVTEHEMQVTRPGADIPPPNMSLRILLERITHGDLSDDNLRLLASRLSRINIKSDDKQRQKFTDLARIEMKDLAVQIFNALEEGILEPFIEVNNPNLTRKGLVSPLTHNPKARQYLLELNAGFISILQPGEDNLIEKGFSIEEAQKTTQAFEDYVNSHKDEIEALRIIYNNTNEPITYKMLKELREKLIHTSNKFNPILLWNTYSVLDPAHVVSFRSKDEKDALTNIIQLVRFAFKQSPDLRSLSSMAASRFELWCGQNQRPLTDTQKEIIRNVVNYIVANGSCNMNDIKEEDKPLVAQMVRDFGTADSVNTAIISLSQFILKAA; from the coding sequence ATGACACCAGAACAAAAAGCAAGAGAAATTATCAATCGTATGCTTAATGAATCTGGGTGGGAAATTGTCAAAAGAGACCATTACTCACCCAATATTTCTGCTGTGGCAATCGAAGAAGGGATTTTAAAAGGAAGTCTTGAAGCCGATTATCTTCTATTTATTAATGGTAAAGCTATAGGTATTCTTGAAGCAAAAAAAGAAGAATGTCGGCTATCTAATATTGTGATGAAGCAAGCTGAAATATATACTAAAAGGTTGCCTGCTTGGTGTTCTTACTGGTATCAGCCGTTGCCCATCATTTATTTATCAAACGGTAAGGAAATATTATTTAGAAATATTAATAATCTTGATGAAGATTATCTGACAGTCCCTCGTATCCATTCGCCAAAAGAGATTGTAAAAATGCTTGGAATTGAAGATGAGTATGCAGGTCTGCCTTCACTCCAAAAAAAGGGACTAAGAGACTGTCAATATGAAGCAATTACTGAATTGGAATCAAGTTTCAGATTAGGTCAAGCCCGTGCGTTAATGGTACTTGCAACAGGGGCAGGAAAAACTTTTACGGCTTGTATGGCTGCTTACAGACTACTTTCTTATACGCCGATTAAGAGGGTTTTGTTTCTTGTTGACAGAAACAATTTAGGCAGACAGGCAGAAGGAGAATTTGGCACATTCCGGCTTACAGAAACAGGAGAACCATTTAATACGATTTTTACAACAGAGCGATTAAAATCTGCTAAAATCCCCAAAGATGCAAATGTCGTTATTTCAACCATTCAAAGACTTTTTGCGCTACTTGCAGGGCAGGAATTAAATGATAACGATGATGATGAATCATATAATGAAGATGGAAAAGAAATACAAATAGGTGCAAACTTAAATCTTCCTCCTGACTTTTTTGATTTAATCATTATTGATGAATGCCACCGTTCAATTTATGGAAATTGGCGACAAGTTTTGGAATATTTTAAATCAGCAAAGATGGTTGGTCTTACCGCTACACCAGCTCCCGAAACAAAAGCGTTTTTCAATAGCAATATCATTGTAAATTATACCCTTGAAAAATCTATTGCTGATGGAATCAATGTTGATTATCGTGTGTTCCGTATTAAAACTCAAGCTACAGAAAATGGAGGGGCTGTAAAAGAAGGAGAAAATATAACTCAGATAACAAAATATTCCGGTAAAGTAGAAGATATAAGAACTTCAGAAGAAAAAACATATACTTCTACAGAGCTCAATCGTAGTATTGTTAATCCTTCGCAAATTAAACTTATTTTAGAAACTTATCGTGATTCTATATATGATGAGCTGTATCCTGATAGAGAGCCTCAATTAGAGTATATTCCTAAAACTCTGATTTTTGCTTTGAATGATGCTCACGCAACCAATATAGTCCGAATTGCGAAAGATATATTTCCTAACCAATCTGAAAATTTTATACAAAAAATCACCTATTCTGCAGGAGACAGCAATCAGTTGATAAGAAGTTTTAGAAATGACAAAGATTTCCGAATTGCTGTTACCGTGACATTGGTAGCGACAGGAACGGATGTGAAACCGTTGGAAGTTGTTATGTTTATGCGGGATGTAGAATCGGATGCACTTTATACACAGATGAAAGGTCGTGGTGTAAGAACCATAGGAGACGAACAACTTCGCAATGTAACTCCCAACGCAGTCAGTAAAGACCTTTTCTTTTTGGTAGATGCAGTCGGAGTAACAGAACACGAAATGCAGGTTACTCGTCCTGGTGCAGATATACCGCCGCCCAATATGTCTTTAAGAATATTATTAGAGCGTATTACGCACGGAGATTTGTCGGATGATAATTTAAGACTCTTGGCAAGTCGTTTATCACGAATCAATATTAAATCAGATGATAAACAACGCCAAAAATTCACAGATTTAGCAAGAATCGAGATGAAAGATTTGGCAGTACAAATATTTAATGCTTTAGAAGAAGGAATATTAGAGCCTTTTATTGAGGTTAATAATCCTAATCTTACTCGAAAAGGTCTTGTTAGTCCTCTTACGCATAATCCGAAAGCAAGACAATATCTGTTAGAATTGAATGCAGGATTTATATCCATTTTGCAACCAGGAGAAGATAATTTAATTGAAAAAGGATTTTCAATTGAAGAAGCTCAGAAGACCACCCAGGCATTTGAAGATTATGTTAATTCTCATAAAGACGAGATTGAAGCTTTACGTATCATTTACAATAATACCAATGAGCCGATTACTTATAAAATGTTGAAGGAGCTACGAGAAAAACTAATTCACACTAGCAACAAATTTAATCCTATTCTACTATGGAATACCTATTCCGTCTTAGACCCAGCTCACGTTGTCTCATTTCGTTCGAAAGATGAAAAAGATGCGCTAACGAATATTATTCAATTGGTGCGTTTTGCTTTTAAACAAAGCCCGGATTTACGTTCTTTATCATCAATGGCTGCAAGTCGCTTTGAGCTTTGGTGCGGGCAAAACCAACGACCATTGACGGACACTCAAAAAGAGATTATCCGTAATGTTGTCAATTATATTGTAGCCAATGGAAGTTGCAATATGAACGATATTAAAGAGGAAGATAAGCCTTTAGTTGCTCAAATGGTAAGAGATTTTGGTACTGCAGATTCTGTAAATACTGCAATCATCTCACTTTCACAATTCATACTAAAAGCTGCTTAA